A single window of Periplaneta americana isolate PAMFEO1 chromosome 14, P.americana_PAMFEO1_priV1, whole genome shotgun sequence DNA harbors:
- the PDCD-5 gene encoding programmed cell death protein 5 yields MEDADLEEIRAKRLAQLQSEYRGGSDIGNQKGAEERKREQDEMKNTILTQVLTQSARARLNTLMIGKPEKGQMVENMLIQMARTGQIMGKLGESELINILEKVSEQMQRNTTVKFDRRRAALDSDDEI; encoded by the exons ATGGAAGATGCAGATTTGGAGGAAATTAGAGCCAAACGTTTGGCTCAGTTGCAGTCAGAATATAGA GGAGGTTCAGATATTGGTAATCAAAAGGGAGCAGAAGAGAGGAAACGGGAGCAAGATGAGATGAAAAACACAATCCTGACTCAAGTTCTTACTCAGTCTGCAAGAGCAAGAC taaatacattaatgattGGAAAGCCAGAGAAGGGTCAGATGGTGGAGAACATGCTAATTCAGATGGCTCGTACTGGCCAGATTATGGGAAAACTTGGTGAAAGTGAACTgataaatattcttgaaaaagtTAGTGAACAGATGCAACGTAACACCACAGTTAAG TTTGATCGTCGCCGTGCTGCACTTGATTCTGATGATGAGATTTAG